TTAAAATAATTTTTTCGCCAATTGCTTCAACTACTGAAGCATCATCTGTGAATGATTCATTGTAGTTAAGTTCGTATGCTTTTAGGATTGTATCGCTTTTGAAACATTGCGGGGTCTGAACAATCTTATAGTTGCTTCTATTTACGACTATACTTGTATCGTCTTTAAGTTGCCGTACACTTTCAATCACATCTAGGGATGGAATGGCACTTCCTTCAGCTTTTGCGGTTGCCATACATTTTCTTAATACCTCTTGGCTAATTAGTGGACGTACACCATCGTGAATGGCTACAACACCCTCTTCTTTAACAAATGCCAAGGCATTTTTTACGGATTCAAATCGTGTTTCTCCGCCTTTAGATAAATGATGATTAATAGTTAGGTAGTGTTTTTCACACAATTCTTTCCAGTATTCGAACTGTGACTCTGGAAGAGCCACTATGAATTCGGCATTCGGAATAAACCGACTTAAGCGTTCAAGGGTATGTATAAGAATAGGTTTAGAGTTAAGCTCTAAAAACTGCTTAGGGATAGAAGAACCCATTCGGTTTCCGCTACCCCCAGCTACTATAATTATATATTCTTTCACTTTTATAAAATCAGCATCGCATCACCGTAAGAGAAAAAATTATACTTCTCTTTGATAGCTTCCTTGTAAGCACTCATGATTAAATCATGTCCTCCAAAAGCAGAAACCATCATCAATAATGTCGATTTCGGAGTATGGAAGTTAGTAATCATACAGTTTGCAATATTAAAATCGTAAGGAGGATAAATAAATTTGTTAGTCCACCCTTCATATGGAGTAATAAGCCCTTGAGTAGTAACTGAAGTTTCTATCGCTCTCATAGATGTTGTTCCTACAGCACATACTTTTCGTTTGTTTTGAATACCACTATTGATGAGGTGTGCAGTGTCAGCATTGATAAATAATTCCTCTGAATCCATCTTATGTTTGCTCAAGTCTTCTACTTCCACCGATCTAAATGTTCCTAGACCAATGTGAAGGGTAATGTTGGCAAAATCAACACCTTTGATTTCTAAACGTTTTAGTAATTCACGACTAAAATGTAAGCCAGCAGTTGGAGCTGCAACAGAACCTTCATTTTTTGCATAAATGGTCTGATAACGTTCTTCATCTTCGGCATCTGGCTCTCTTTTAATGTATTTTGGAAGAGGTGTTTCGCCTAAATCTTTTAGCTTTTGTCTAAACTCCTCATAACTTCCGTCATAAAGAAAACGTAAAGTCCTTCCTCTAGAAGTTGTGTTGTCAATTACTTCAGCAACTAAATCGTCATCACCAAAGTATAGTTTATTTCCTATTCTAATTTTTCTTGCGGGGTCAACTAAAACATCCCACAATAGATTTTCTTTGTTAAGTTCTCTCAACAAAAAGACTTCAATCCTAGCGCCAGTTTTTTCTTTATTTCCATACATTCTTGCTGGAAACACTTTAGTTTCATTGAAAATCATCACATCACTTTCGTCGAAATAATCAATTAAATCTTTGAAAAGTTTGTGTTCAAATTTACCGGCCTTTCTATCTACTACCATCAAGCGAGCTTCATCTCTGTTGGCAGAGGGTCTTTCCGCTAAAAGTTCTTCAGGTAATTCAAAATTAAATTGTGATAGCTTTCTTTTTATCATGTTTATCTTTTTGTAAATGAATTAAAAAAGTTCGCAAATATACTAAATTAAAGCGGAGCATTTTGATTATTCTGAGGAGAAAAAGAATCTATAAACTCATGAATATCAACAGCTTGGGAAAGATTAAAATTTCCAATTCGTGTTCGTGTCAATTGACCAAGATAGGCTCCGCTATTTAAATACTGACCAAATGAATGCGCCAAAGACCTTATGTATGTGCCTTTACTACATACGATCCTGAAGTGCACGGCAGGTAATTCTACTTTAGTAATTTCGAATTCACTGACCTGAACCAGACGTTCTTTAATTTTTACATCCTCTCCTTTTCTGGCGTGTTCGTACAAGCGTTTTCCATTTTGCTTTATGGCCGAGTAAATAGGGGGTATTTGTAAAATTTCGCCAGTCAGAGATTTCGTGGCTTTCTGAAAATCATCTTCATTTATGTGATCAATAGGGTATTCCTTGTCCACCTCAGTTTCAAGGTCATATGAAGGGGTTGTAGCTCCCAAAATAAACTTGCCAGTATATTCTTTTTCTTGGCTTTGAAATTCATTGATGCGTTTCGTAAATTTGCCTGTACATACTATGAGCAAACCATCTGCCAAAGGGTCTAAAGTGCCGGCATGTCCGACTTTTATTTTTTTGACTTGAAGATGAGAGCGAAGGGTATTTCGTATTTTTTTTACAGCATCAAAAGATGTCCATCGAAGTGGTTTGTTAATCAATAAAAAATGTCCTTCGAGAAAGTCAATCATTTAGAAAGTAGAAAATACGATTGCTAGTGTACCAACAATGAAGCAGTAATAAGAGAAGTACTTTAGCTGACTATTTTTGACTAAGGAAATCATCCATTTGCAGGCTAACAGACCCGTGATAAAAGCAGCCATAAAGCCTACAATTAATGGGATTAGTGTAGCGCTTTCTGAAGAAATTTCACCACTCAATATATCCTTTGCCATTTTTCCAAGAATCAGCGGAACGACCATTAAAAATGAAAACTTAGCCGCCTTTTCTCTGTCAATACCCAATAAAACAGAAACGGATATAGTGGCTCCTGACCTAGATATACCTGGTAAAATAGCAATGGCTTGAGCAATACCAATTAAAATAGAGCTTGAATAGCTTACGTTTTTGTTAGTGTTTTTTGCTTGATCGGCAACATATAGTAGTAGTCCTGTGAGAATAAGCATAGCACCTACAAACAAAATTTGACCGCCAAAAAGGCTGTCAATTTGCTCGTCAAAAATAAGCCCAATAAGAGCTGCGGGTATCATGGATAAAATGATTTTCAAAGAAAATTTAAATTCATCATTCCATTTGAATTGAAGAATACCTTTGATGATTTCACTTACTTCTTTACGAAATATGTACAAGGTACTTAAAGCGGTTGCAGCATGAAGAACAACCGTCATTAGCAAATTCTCTTCAGGCAAACCCGTATTGCCAAAATGTTTGAGGATAAAGGCAGTGATTTCAAGATGACCACTACTGCTAACGGGTAAAAATTCAGTAAGCCCTTGGACAATCCCCAAGAGAATAGCTACAATAATTTTACTCATCTTTTGCTTTGTGAAGTATGGCAAAGACTTCAACAACAAATCCACTTACAAGAAAAATTGTTGATAGTGTTAGCCTTCTGAAGTTAAAAATAGCATCGCTGAACACCTCTGGGTCTTCAGACTTTCCGCCACTCATTAAAATGTAGCCACATATAATGAGTACTACTCCTAAAATCATTAATTGATAATTTCTTTTTCCAAAATTGAATTCCATAGTTTAATGGTATAAATCGTTTTCGTTCATTTTAAGGTATTTGCCAACGGCAATATTGGTAACAATTACACTCATCAGCACACCAAATAAAAGTATTCCAATAAAAATAAGAACAATGGTATACATGTCTTGTAGTACTAATAATTCAGGCATTTCTTTATGTAGACTAAACAACACAGAAATCAGTAAAATCACACCAATCAAACCAGAAAAAACACCTTGTATAATTCCACTTCTTAGGAAAGGTTTCCTTACGAAAGAATTAGTAGCCCCAACAAGTTTCATAGTTCTAATGATAAAGCGTTTTGAATATACTGTTAGCCTTATAGTGTTATTAATTAGAGCAATAGCCACAATCAATAGAAGGACACAAAAAGAAACTAATATTAAACTTAGTTTTCTGACGTTGGAGTTGATAGAGTCAATTAAATCTTTTTGAATAATTATTTCTTTGATGATTTCATTGCCTTCAATTTCTTTTTCTAAAGCCGTAAAGTTTTGTTCACTCGCATACTCTGCATTTAAAAAGACTTCTATGCTTGCAGATAAGGGGTTAAAGCCTAAAAAAGATATAAAATCTTCGCCCAAATCACTTTCTAATATTTTAGCAGCTTCATCTTTACTCACAAAGCGACTACTCTTAACCCATGGTGATGCATCAAGATTTTTTTGAAGCTGGAAACGGTCTACTTTCTTAATGTTATCTTTTAGAATTAGGCTAACACCTACATTCTCTTTTATGTAATTTGTAAGTCGGTTTGTATTAATATAAATAAAACCCATAGAGCCAAGCATAAGCAACACTAAAGAAATACTCAACATAGTAGACAATGAAGAAGTTCTGAGCTTACGTTTTATGTGTCTTTCTTGTGCTTGTTTCATTACGCTTGCTAAGGTAATAATTTTTGGTGCTTAGTTTAGACGATTGATTAACTTTGCTGATAAATTATTTTTTGGAATGGAATACGATTTTAAGAGTATCGAACAAAAGTGGCAAGACAATTGGAGAAAATCCAAGACCTATAAAGTGGAGGAGATTGACAATAAGCCTAAATTTTATGTGTTGGATATGTTTCCTTATCCATCAGGAGCCGGCTTACACGTAGGTCATCCTCTCGGTTATATAGCATCGGATGTATATGCTCGTTTTATGAAGCATAAAGGTTACAACGTTTTACACCCAATGGGTTACGATTCTTTTGGCCTTCCTGCTGAGCAATACGCCATTCAAACTGGACAACACCCTGCCATTACAACAGAAAATAATATTAATAGATACCGCGAGCAACTTGACAAAATTGGTTTTTCATACGATTGGGACAGAGAAGTACGAACTTCTGACCCCAATTATTATAAATGGACCCAATGGATATTTAAGCAGTTATTCGATTCCTATTACTGTAACATTCAGCATAAGGCTAAACCAATAGATGAACTAATTCGTTCCTTTTTTGACAGTGGTAATGAAGAAGTTAATGCCGCTTGCGATGAAGATACACCACAGTTTACGGCTGAGCAATGGCACGCTTTTTCTGAGCAAGAAAAAGAAGAGATTTTACAAAAATACCGCCTTACATTTTTATCGGAAACATGGGTAAATTGGTGCGAAGGACTGGGGACTGTACTTGCAAATGATGAGGTAAAAGATGGCCGCTCAGAGAGAGGTAATTTCCCTGTAGAGCAAAAACTAATGAAGCAATGGTCTATGCGAATTACCGCTTATGCCGAACGCTTATTGACGGATTTAGATACATTAGATTGGAGCGATTCTATAAAGGAAATTCAACGCAACTGGATAGGTAAATCAAAAGGGGCATCAGTATCATTCAGCGTAGAAGGAACAGAACAACAAATAGAGGTTTTTACTACTCGTCCAGATACTATTTTTGGAGTGACCTTTATGGTTTTAGCTCCTGAGCATGAGCTGGTGAGAAAAATTACGACTGCTGAACATAAAGAAGAAATTGAAAAGTACTGTCATTTAGCGGCATTGAAATCGGAAAGAGATAGACAAGCAGACGTCAAAACTGTCACAGGTGCATTTACAGGAGCTTATGCAATACATCCATTTACCAATGAAAGGGTTCCTATTTGGATTGGCGATTATGTTCTGGCTTCTTACGGAACTGGAGCGGTTATGGCTGTACCTTGTGGCGACCAAAGAGACTGGAACTTTGCCACTCTTTTTGGTATTGAGATAAAAAACATTTTTAAAGATACAGACATCAGTGAAGGAGCAAATGAAGATAAGTCCGCCATCATTGATCATTCAGATTTTTTATCAGGACTAAGCTCCAAAGAAGCTATTCAAAAAGTCGTAGAATCCTTAGAAGAAAAAGGCATAGGAGAAGGAAAAATCAATTACAGGCTAAGAGATGCTATTTTTAGTAGACAACGCTATTGGGGTGAGCCTTTTCCAATTTATTATGACGGTGGTATCGCTAAAGCCACACCCACCAACGACTGTATTGAATTACCTCCAGTAGATAAATACTTACCGACAGAACAGGGGGAGCCCCCTTTAGCAAGAGCAAATAAGGAGGATTGGAATATTTTTCATGGAGAACGAATGGAATACAATACTATGCCAGGTTGGGCAGGTTCATCCTGGTATTTCTTAAGGTATATGGACCCCCATAATGAGGAGGCATTTGTGTCCAAAGAAAAAGCAGATTACTGGGGGCAAGTAGACCTTTATATAGGCGGAGCAGAACATGCCGTTGGTCATTTGTTGTATTCACGCTTTTGGACGAAATTCTTGTGCGATAGAGGCTTTATTGGCTTTGATGAACCATTCAAGAAAATGATCAATCAAGGAATGATATTGGGACGTTCCAATTTTGTTTACAGAATAAATGATACCAATACATTCGTAAGTTTTGACAAGCGAAAAGAGCACAAATGCAGCCGACTACACGTTGACATCAACTTAGTGAATAATGATGTTTTGGATGTTGAAGCGTTCAAAAGCTGGAGAGAAGAATTTAAAGATGCCGAATTCATCCTCAGTGATAATGGAGAATACCTCTGTGGTTTTGAAGTTGAAAAAATGTCTAAATCAAAATATAATGTTCAGACCCCAGACGATTTGGTCGAAAAATTTGGAGCCGACACATTAAGGATGTATGAAATGTTTTTAGGGCCTTTGGAACAATTCAAGCCTTGGGATACAAAAGGCATCAATGGCGTTCATAATTTCTTAAGAAAATTTTGGCGATTAGTACACGACGAAGACAACAATTTTGACATAGAACACTCCGAGCCAAACAAGGAAGAATTTAAAGCATTGCATAAATGCATCAAAAAAGTGACAGAAGATATAGAAAGGCATTCTTTTAATACGGTGGTGAGTACCTTAATGATTGCCGTTAATGAACTCAACGATTTAAAAAGTAAAAACAAAACAATCGTTTCGGAATTAGTAGTTTTAATTTCGCCATACGCACCACATTTCGCCGAAGAGATGTGGCAAAAACTAGGAAATACGAACTCAGTTACCTTAGCAAAATGGCCACAGTTTGATGAAAAGCACTTACAAGAAGACGCCTTTACCTATCCAGTATCTTTCAACGGCAAAATGCGTTTTACTATGGATTTATCGGCAGACTTAAGCAAGGACGATATCGAAAAAGCCGTGCTCTCATTTGAGAAAACGATCCAATATTTAGAAGGTAAAAGCCCAAAGAGGGTGATAATAGTCCCAAAGAAAATCGTTAATATCGTAGTATGATTTCAAACATACCACAAGACCTATTATATTGATAGATATGCATAAAAAATAACGACCTATGGAATTGACAAAAGAGATTAAAGAAAAGTTAGAGAAATTAGATAAGAAGTACGCTTCAATAGGTCAAGATTTACCGGCATATTTAGATGGCTTATTATATGCCAACCCCTTACACTATTGGGACTACACCTATGTTGACACTCTACTAAGTCTGCAGCACCCAAAGACAGACTTCCCTGATGAACAAATATTTATCATTTATCATCAAATTACGGAGCTATACTTTAAGCTTGCTCTCTTAGAATTAGAACAAATTTCCAATAATGGCAAGAAAATGTCCGATGAAGGAAGAGATATGGGGTGGAACGATAGCCTGTCTTCAGACTTTTTTGTTGAAAGGTTAAAACGAATAAATAGTTATTTTGAAGTCCTTACTAGTTCATTTGGCATTATGGTCAATGGAATGGAGAAAGAACAATTTCTAAAATTTAGAATGTCTCTCTTACCATCTAGTGGTTTCCAATCT
The window above is part of the Flavobacteriales bacterium genome. Proteins encoded here:
- a CDS encoding 2-C-methyl-D-erythritol 4-phosphate cytidylyltransferase, which codes for MKEYIIIVAGGSGNRMGSSIPKQFLELNSKPILIHTLERLSRFIPNAEFIVALPESQFEYWKELCEKHYLTINHHLSKGGETRFESVKNALAFVKEEGVVAIHDGVRPLISQEVLRKCMATAKAEGSAIPSLDVIESVRQLKDDTSIVVNRSNYKIVQTPQCFKSDTILKAYELNYNESFTDDASVVEAIGEKIILINGNKENIKITTPEDLKIAEMYLKSSD
- the queA gene encoding tRNA preQ1(34) S-adenosylmethionine ribosyltransferase-isomerase QueA; the protein is MIKRKLSQFNFELPEELLAERPSANRDEARLMVVDRKAGKFEHKLFKDLIDYFDESDVMIFNETKVFPARMYGNKEKTGARIEVFLLRELNKENLLWDVLVDPARKIRIGNKLYFGDDDLVAEVIDNTTSRGRTLRFLYDGSYEEFRQKLKDLGETPLPKYIKREPDAEDEERYQTIYAKNEGSVAAPTAGLHFSRELLKRLEIKGVDFANITLHIGLGTFRSVEVEDLSKHKMDSEELFINADTAHLINSGIQNKRKVCAVGTTSMRAIETSVTTQGLITPYEGWTNKFIYPPYDFNIANCMITNFHTPKSTLLMMVSAFGGHDLIMSAYKEAIKEKYNFFSYGDAMLIL
- the truB gene encoding tRNA pseudouridine(55) synthase TruB, which gives rise to MIDFLEGHFLLINKPLRWTSFDAVKKIRNTLRSHLQVKKIKVGHAGTLDPLADGLLIVCTGKFTKRINEFQSQEKEYTGKFILGATTPSYDLETEVDKEYPIDHINEDDFQKATKSLTGEILQIPPIYSAIKQNGKRLYEHARKGEDVKIKERLVQVSEFEITKVELPAVHFRIVCSKGTYIRSLAHSFGQYLNSGAYLGQLTRTRIGNFNLSQAVDIHEFIDSFSPQNNQNAPL
- a CDS encoding undecaprenyl-diphosphate phosphatase, whose product is MSKIIVAILLGIVQGLTEFLPVSSSGHLEITAFILKHFGNTGLPEENLLMTVVLHAATALSTLYIFRKEVSEIIKGILQFKWNDEFKFSLKIILSMIPAALIGLIFDEQIDSLFGGQILFVGAMLILTGLLLYVADQAKNTNKNVSYSSSILIGIAQAIAILPGISRSGATISVSVLLGIDREKAAKFSFLMVVPLILGKMAKDILSGEISSESATLIPLIVGFMAAFITGLLACKWMISLVKNSQLKYFSYYCFIVGTLAIVFSTF
- a CDS encoding DUF3098 domain-containing protein → MEFNFGKRNYQLMILGVVLIICGYILMSGGKSEDPEVFSDAIFNFRRLTLSTIFLVSGFVVEVFAILHKAKDE
- a CDS encoding cell division protein FtsX → MKQAQERHIKRKLRTSSLSTMLSISLVLLMLGSMGFIYINTNRLTNYIKENVGVSLILKDNIKKVDRFQLQKNLDASPWVKSSRFVSKDEAAKILESDLGEDFISFLGFNPLSASIEVFLNAEYASEQNFTALEKEIEGNEIIKEIIIQKDLIDSINSNVRKLSLILVSFCVLLLIVAIALINNTIRLTVYSKRFIIRTMKLVGATNSFVRKPFLRSGIIQGVFSGLIGVILLISVLFSLHKEMPELLVLQDMYTIVLIFIGILLFGVLMSVIVTNIAVGKYLKMNENDLYH
- a CDS encoding leucine--tRNA ligase produces the protein MEYDFKSIEQKWQDNWRKSKTYKVEEIDNKPKFYVLDMFPYPSGAGLHVGHPLGYIASDVYARFMKHKGYNVLHPMGYDSFGLPAEQYAIQTGQHPAITTENNINRYREQLDKIGFSYDWDREVRTSDPNYYKWTQWIFKQLFDSYYCNIQHKAKPIDELIRSFFDSGNEEVNAACDEDTPQFTAEQWHAFSEQEKEEILQKYRLTFLSETWVNWCEGLGTVLANDEVKDGRSERGNFPVEQKLMKQWSMRITAYAERLLTDLDTLDWSDSIKEIQRNWIGKSKGASVSFSVEGTEQQIEVFTTRPDTIFGVTFMVLAPEHELVRKITTAEHKEEIEKYCHLAALKSERDRQADVKTVTGAFTGAYAIHPFTNERVPIWIGDYVLASYGTGAVMAVPCGDQRDWNFATLFGIEIKNIFKDTDISEGANEDKSAIIDHSDFLSGLSSKEAIQKVVESLEEKGIGEGKINYRLRDAIFSRQRYWGEPFPIYYDGGIAKATPTNDCIELPPVDKYLPTEQGEPPLARANKEDWNIFHGERMEYNTMPGWAGSSWYFLRYMDPHNEEAFVSKEKADYWGQVDLYIGGAEHAVGHLLYSRFWTKFLCDRGFIGFDEPFKKMINQGMILGRSNFVYRINDTNTFVSFDKRKEHKCSRLHVDINLVNNDVLDVEAFKSWREEFKDAEFILSDNGEYLCGFEVEKMSKSKYNVQTPDDLVEKFGADTLRMYEMFLGPLEQFKPWDTKGINGVHNFLRKFWRLVHDEDNNFDIEHSEPNKEEFKALHKCIKKVTEDIERHSFNTVVSTLMIAVNELNDLKSKNKTIVSELVVLISPYAPHFAEEMWQKLGNTNSVTLAKWPQFDEKHLQEDAFTYPVSFNGKMRFTMDLSADLSKDDIEKAVLSFEKTIQYLEGKSPKRVIIVPKKIVNIVV